Proteins from one Mycobacterium sp. EPa45 genomic window:
- a CDS encoding Rieske 2Fe-2S domain-containing protein: protein MSAETIETTDTTDPYLQGALRDVAEALAVGRLPARVISDPALHPVEMQRIFARAWVFLGHESELPNSGDFVVRYIGADSVILCRDESGRIQALSNSCRHRGTLVCRAETGNSAHFTCPYHGWVYSNTGDLVGVPAMKEAYPGGFDKAKWGLRHIPHLDSYAGFIFGSVDPAAPSLGDYLGDMTFYLDLIAKKTAGGMEVIGAPHRWVMGANWKTGADNFVGDSYHTLFAHRSMIELGMAPGDPNFASAPAEIGLQNGHGVGVLGFPPTLAEFPEYEGYPDEVVDQMADSYPTTAHKELFRRSAFIHGTVFPNLSFINVTIAADHMSPPTPFVSFRLWRPLSHDRMEVLSWFLVERDAPEWLREASQASYVRNFGPAGVFEQDDAEAWKAITEAVQGPFAGDGLLNYEMGMDLTPITDWPGPGQAVPSGYAEQNQRRFWARWLDYMSQPPAPRGRA, encoded by the coding sequence ATGAGCGCCGAGACAATCGAGACGACCGACACGACCGATCCCTACCTTCAGGGTGCACTGCGCGACGTAGCGGAGGCGCTCGCAGTTGGGCGGTTGCCCGCCCGGGTCATCAGCGATCCGGCGCTACATCCGGTCGAGATGCAGCGGATCTTTGCCCGCGCATGGGTTTTCCTCGGACACGAGTCTGAGTTGCCCAATTCCGGGGACTTTGTCGTGCGCTACATCGGGGCCGACTCGGTGATTCTCTGTCGGGACGAGTCGGGCCGCATCCAGGCGCTGTCGAACTCTTGCCGACACCGCGGCACCCTCGTATGCCGAGCGGAGACGGGCAACAGCGCGCACTTCACGTGCCCCTACCACGGCTGGGTATACAGCAATACCGGTGACCTCGTCGGCGTGCCGGCTATGAAGGAGGCGTATCCCGGCGGCTTTGACAAGGCCAAGTGGGGGCTACGCCACATCCCCCATCTCGATTCCTATGCGGGGTTCATCTTCGGGAGCGTCGATCCGGCGGCGCCGAGCCTGGGCGACTACCTCGGCGACATGACGTTCTACCTCGACCTCATCGCAAAGAAGACCGCGGGCGGTATGGAGGTAATTGGCGCGCCGCACCGGTGGGTGATGGGGGCCAACTGGAAGACAGGCGCCGACAATTTTGTCGGCGACTCCTACCACACCCTCTTTGCTCACCGCTCCATGATCGAGCTGGGCATGGCGCCCGGTGATCCGAACTTCGCGAGCGCACCGGCCGAGATCGGGCTCCAGAACGGCCACGGCGTCGGTGTGCTCGGCTTCCCCCCTACGCTCGCGGAGTTCCCCGAGTACGAGGGATACCCCGACGAGGTTGTGGACCAGATGGCCGACTCGTATCCCACCACAGCGCATAAGGAACTCTTCCGCCGGTCGGCCTTCATCCACGGGACGGTCTTCCCGAACCTGTCGTTCATCAACGTGACCATTGCGGCTGACCACATGTCGCCGCCGACCCCGTTCGTCAGTTTCCGGCTGTGGCGGCCGCTCTCTCATGACCGGATGGAGGTCCTTTCCTGGTTCCTGGTCGAGCGGGATGCACCCGAGTGGCTCCGAGAGGCGTCCCAGGCGTCCTACGTGCGCAACTTCGGGCCCGCCGGCGTGTTCGAGCAAGACGACGCTGAGGCCTGGAAGGCCATCACGGAGGCCGTGCAGGGTCCCTTCGCCGGTGACGGGTTGCTGAACTACGAGATGGGCATGGACCTGACACCGATTACCGACTGGCCGGGGCCGGGTCAGGCCGTCCCTAGCGGCTACGCCGAGCAGAACCAGCGGCGGTTCTGGGCGAGATGGCTGGACTACATGAGCCAGCCCCCGGCGCCCCGCGGGCGCGCCTGA
- a CDS encoding dihydrodipicolinate synthase family protein, with protein MRGLWAFVPACSTPDAADVNAVNTIDTDALSSLVDRLVRDGADGIVTTGSAGESHTLNDEEYRTLITTVVETVDRRVPVFVGASTLNTRDSIRRARLIADLGADGIMSGPPMYLPQTPENAVQYYKDLAEAVPELAIMIYQNPHAFRITLPPGAFRELAQIRNVVALKQTSMDIFNVIGAIKAVEDKMSVLVLDQLMYPAMMFGAAGAWSIDVCMGPWPALSLRDACQRGDWTEAAAIADQMQAPFRTLGLTMEEFQAMQSAWWKIAIDTAGYGHAGAARPPFVHIPETVVESAQRYGQHWIGLAERYHLSREAAAADGIASSGSAHPTS; from the coding sequence ATGAGGGGGCTGTGGGCGTTTGTACCGGCCTGCTCGACCCCGGACGCAGCGGATGTCAACGCGGTCAACACGATCGACACTGACGCGCTGTCGTCCCTGGTCGACCGGTTGGTGCGTGACGGCGCGGACGGCATCGTCACGACAGGAAGTGCCGGCGAGTCGCATACCCTCAACGACGAGGAGTATCGGACCCTCATCACTACGGTGGTGGAGACAGTGGACCGACGGGTGCCCGTGTTCGTCGGCGCCAGCACGCTCAACACGCGCGACTCGATCCGGCGCGCCCGGCTTATCGCCGACCTCGGAGCAGACGGGATCATGAGCGGACCGCCCATGTATCTGCCGCAGACACCGGAGAACGCGGTCCAGTACTACAAGGATCTTGCCGAGGCGGTACCAGAGCTTGCGATCATGATCTACCAGAATCCGCACGCGTTTCGTATCACGCTGCCACCCGGCGCTTTTCGGGAGTTGGCACAGATTCGCAACGTTGTCGCGTTGAAGCAGACGTCGATGGATATTTTCAATGTCATCGGCGCTATCAAGGCGGTCGAGGACAAGATGTCGGTCCTCGTCTTGGACCAGTTGATGTACCCGGCGATGATGTTCGGCGCTGCCGGCGCCTGGAGCATCGACGTCTGCATGGGCCCTTGGCCCGCGCTGTCCCTGCGCGACGCATGCCAGCGCGGCGACTGGACAGAAGCCGCAGCCATCGCCGACCAGATGCAGGCCCCTTTTCGGACACTGGGCCTGACCATGGAGGAGTTCCAGGCTATGCAGTCCGCCTGGTGGAAAATAGCGATCGACACTGCGGGCTATGGGCACGCCGGGGCGGCCCGTCCGCCCTTCGTCCACATACCGGAGACCGTCGTCGAGTCCGCGCAACGGTACGGCCAGCACTGGATAGGGTTGGCAGAGCGCTACCACCTGTCGCGTGAGGCCGCCGCGGCGGATGGCATCGCCAGCTCGGGATCGGCGCACCCAACATCCTGA
- a CDS encoding aromatic-ring-hydroxylating dioxygenase subunit beta, whose translation MSGTVTVDRDTLDAVQAFMFREAELLDGGQFRDWLDLLDPDIRYVVPVRTTREGTEAAGWVSAIAHWDDDYTGLEMRVLRSETDFSWAESPRSRTRHFVSNIRTSPGSDADELVVRSNLLFFRSRGDSGRWELLSAERVDVLRRTDGSLRLARREVLLDHSTLPIDNLSVFL comes from the coding sequence ATGAGCGGCACTGTCACGGTCGATCGGGACACGCTCGATGCTGTCCAGGCATTCATGTTCCGAGAGGCGGAATTACTCGATGGCGGGCAATTCCGGGACTGGCTGGACCTCCTCGACCCCGACATCCGTTACGTGGTGCCGGTGCGCACCACCAGGGAAGGGACCGAGGCCGCGGGTTGGGTGAGCGCGATCGCGCACTGGGACGACGATTACACGGGCCTGGAAATGCGGGTGCTGCGCTCGGAGACCGACTTCTCTTGGGCGGAGTCTCCTCGGTCACGGACCCGGCACTTCGTGTCCAACATCCGCACATCCCCGGGGTCGGACGCAGACGAATTGGTTGTGCGCTCGAACCTGCTGTTCTTCCGCAGCCGCGGAGACTCCGGCCGATGGGAGTTGCTGTCGGCCGAACGTGTCGACGTGTTGCGTCGGACGGACGGTTCGCTGCGACTAGCCCGGCGCGAGGTTCTGCTCGACCACTCGACGCTGCCGATCGACAACCTTTCGGTGTTCCTCTGA
- a CDS encoding aldehyde dehydrogenase family protein → MINAKLIIDGREETSDRTIEVVSPADTRVVLGSVPDATSSQVNAAVEAAATAFPEWSSRPLEERQGALVAAAGVIHNMMEESAALLSRENGKILEESHIDLEFASGICGYTAGIAAETLADQEIRDTGGTTLIRRRPIGPVAAVTPWNFPVVLSFMKIAPALAAGNTVVLKPSENSPLVLSEVIRALQQHFPPGVLNMVTGGDAVGEALVGHPLIRKIGFTGGITTGRKVMAAAAHDIKRVTLELGGNDPAIVLDDVDLSPETMRQIAKGAFGTTGQVCFGLKRIYVPARIHDRFVEAFHAAVDEIVVGPGDDPRSTMGPLNNAEQKGMVEKIVEEARASGATVTTLGQRLDTAAWEHGHFMMPSVITEADPRLAIVEEEQFGPVVPVLRYDELDEVIRVVNQSQYGLAASIWTSDEERAFLLGRRLDTGSVFINSHTFTSLDPRAPFGGAKASGLGREFSPASLHAYTELQTISRRTGPPGPPLA, encoded by the coding sequence GTGATCAACGCCAAACTCATCATCGACGGACGCGAGGAGACATCGGACCGGACGATCGAAGTCGTCAGTCCGGCGGACACCCGAGTGGTGCTCGGGTCGGTCCCAGACGCCACCTCCAGTCAAGTCAACGCGGCGGTGGAGGCGGCCGCAACGGCATTCCCGGAGTGGTCGTCGCGGCCGCTGGAGGAACGTCAGGGCGCGCTGGTTGCAGCCGCGGGCGTGATCCACAACATGATGGAGGAAAGCGCAGCCCTCCTGAGCCGGGAGAACGGCAAGATCCTCGAAGAGTCGCACATCGACCTTGAGTTCGCTTCGGGAATCTGTGGCTACACCGCCGGCATCGCTGCCGAGACGCTGGCGGACCAAGAGATCCGGGACACCGGCGGCACGACGCTCATCCGGCGCCGCCCGATCGGGCCGGTGGCCGCCGTCACGCCTTGGAACTTCCCGGTGGTCTTGTCGTTCATGAAGATCGCTCCGGCGCTCGCCGCCGGCAACACTGTCGTCCTGAAGCCTTCGGAGAACTCCCCCCTGGTACTCAGCGAGGTCATCCGAGCCCTCCAACAGCACTTCCCGCCTGGTGTTCTCAACATGGTCACCGGCGGCGACGCGGTCGGCGAGGCGCTGGTCGGCCATCCGCTGATCCGCAAGATCGGTTTCACCGGTGGCATCACCACTGGCCGCAAGGTCATGGCCGCGGCCGCACATGACATCAAGCGGGTGACGCTGGAGCTTGGCGGGAACGACCCCGCGATCGTCCTCGACGACGTGGACCTCTCGCCGGAAACCATGCGGCAGATCGCGAAGGGCGCCTTCGGGACCACCGGCCAGGTGTGCTTCGGCCTCAAACGGATCTACGTGCCGGCCCGCATCCACGACCGCTTCGTCGAAGCGTTCCACGCGGCGGTGGACGAGATCGTCGTCGGACCCGGTGACGATCCCCGCTCGACCATGGGTCCGCTCAACAACGCCGAGCAGAAAGGCATGGTCGAGAAGATCGTCGAAGAGGCACGGGCGAGCGGTGCGACCGTCACCACACTCGGGCAGCGGCTGGACACGGCGGCCTGGGAGCATGGCCACTTCATGATGCCCAGCGTGATCACCGAGGCCGACCCCCGGCTGGCGATCGTCGAAGAGGAGCAGTTCGGCCCAGTGGTGCCGGTGCTGCGCTATGACGAGCTCGACGAGGTCATCAGAGTTGTGAACCAGTCGCAGTATGGGCTGGCCGCCTCGATCTGGACCTCGGACGAAGAGCGCGCTTTCCTGCTCGGCCGTCGGCTCGACACTGGCTCGGTGTTCATCAACAGCCACACCTTCACCTCCCTTGACCCCCGCGCGCCGTTCGGTGGGGCGAAGGCGAGCGGGTTGGGCCGCGAATTCTCCCCGGCCAGCCTGCACGCCTATACCGAACTGCAGACCATAAGCCGCCGCACTGGCCCGCCCGGGCCGCCGCTGGCCTGA
- a CDS encoding SCP2 sterol-binding domain-containing protein: MAIQFLTDEWADAVTAAANSDEKFRTAAKGHDVVLRVSVSGSPSSESYYMHFDDGSLTVGIGAPPRTPDVEAELTYETNIELSRGALNGQTAAMTGQMKATGNMMKMMSIGKAQDRLSELESSLDIEYGS, translated from the coding sequence ATGGCGATTCAGTTCCTGACCGATGAGTGGGCCGATGCGGTGACCGCCGCAGCCAATTCCGACGAGAAGTTCCGCACAGCCGCGAAGGGACATGACGTGGTGCTGCGGGTGTCCGTGTCGGGGAGCCCGTCGAGTGAGAGCTACTACATGCATTTCGATGACGGGTCGCTCACCGTCGGCATCGGGGCCCCTCCGCGGACGCCGGACGTGGAGGCCGAACTCACCTATGAAACGAACATCGAGCTTTCCCGGGGTGCACTCAACGGCCAAACCGCGGCCATGACGGGCCAGATGAAGGCGACCGGAAACATGATGAAGATGATGTCGATCGGAAAAGCCCAGGATCGGCTTTCAGAGCTCGAGAGCAGTTTGGACATCGAGTACGGGTCCTGA